A genomic region of Nymphalis io chromosome 3, ilAglIoxx1.1, whole genome shotgun sequence contains the following coding sequences:
- the LOC126780456 gene encoding protein CWC15 homolog, translating to MTTAARPTFDPARGGQGRGEKDLSAISRQYSSRDLPSHTKLKYREQGQGTTEELRSRDFRKELDEREKEVKGANTRRQTEPSVKRLKIDQVPAASLDADDPLEGDSTDSDDSDDDTAALLAELNKIKKERAIEQAKKEAEKKQEEERIRMENILSGNPLLNYSAAGQKNDLKVKRRWDDDVVFKNCARSEPEKKANSFINDSLRSEFHKKFMEKYVK from the exons atgacTACGGCCGCTAGACCCACTTTTGATCCTGCTAGAGGTGGGCAGGGTCGCGGCGAGAAGGATTTAAGTGCAATATCTCGTCAATATTCAAGTAGAGATCTTCCTAGCcatacaaaactaaaatacaG ggaGCAAGGTCAAGGAACTACAGAAGAGCTACGTTCAAGAGATTTTCGTAAAGAGCTTGATGAAAGAGAAAAAGAAGTGAAAGGCGCAAATACAAGAAGACAAACAGAACCATCTgtaaaacggctaaaaattgaTCAGGTACCAGCTGCCAGCTTAGATGCTGATGACCCTCTAGAAGGAGACTCAACTGATTCTGATGACTCTGATGATGACACAGCTGCTTTGCTAGCTGaactgaataaaattaaaaaggagCGAGCAATTGAACAGGCCAAAAAG GAAGCTGAAAAGAAACAGGAAGAGGAAAGAATAAGAATGGAAAACATTTTGTCTGGCAACCCACTTTTGAACTATTCTGCGGCAGGCCAAAAAAATGACTTAAAG GTGAAACGCAGATGGGACGATGACGTCGTTTTCAAAAATTGTGCGCGCTCCGAACCTGAAAAAAAGgcaaattcatttataaatgacTCCTTACGATCAGAATTTCACAAAAAATTTATGGAAAAGTATGTTAAATGA
- the LOC126780423 gene encoding protein 60A encodes MIRLKTALLYASYIILFVIGSDAALSGLYIDNGVDQTVIHHSMTRHERQAVEHEILELLGLGERPRRSQAPPLDRSAPSFLLDVYKQLAEEHEQARPTRSSEMALSGEEQQAIDESDLIMTFQSKKHHLGALRHGHGRHVWFDVASAPGDASSLLTAELRLHQAPVHTEDPTALYTVVAHRVISVDNLGGIEMERIAAVNTSIGAEGWLELNVTGALATWLGAPADNRGFFITLHPHSQPERNVKPEEIGLDETHGANSEGKQPFMVAFFKHGPKLGSSDTGARRKREARRWRNNGYSENYLRNPLTDTSHWTTRSCEIQTLYVSFKDLEWQDWIIAPDGYGAFYCSGECNFPLNAHKNATNHAIVQTLVHLLNPTQVPKPSCAPIKLSPISVLYYTDDSNVILRKYKNMVVKSCGCH; translated from the exons ATGATTAGACTGAAGACAGCGTTGTTATACGCgagttacattatattatttgtcatcGGTTCGGATGCTGCTCTGTCTGGACTTTATATCGATAATGGTGTCGATCAAACTGTGATACATCATTCCATGACGCGACATGAACGGCAAGCCGTTGAACACGAAATCTTAGAGCTTTTGGGTCTAGGTGAGAGACCCCGGCGATCACAAGCCCCTCCTTTAGATCGCTCGGCACCGAGTTTCCTACTTGATGTATACAAACAACTAGCGGAGGAACATGAGCAGGCCAGACCTACTCGCAGTTCCGAAATGGCTCTCAGTGGTGAGGAACAACAAGCTATCGATGAAAGTGATCTAATTATGACATTCCAGAGTAAAA AACATCACCTGGGTGCATTACGACACGGACATGGAAGACATGTCTGGTTTGATGTAGCGAGTGCTCCGGGGGACGCCTCTTCTCTCCTCACGGCAGAATTACGCTTGCATCAAGCTCCTGTACATACAGAAGACCCGACGGCATTGTACACTGTTGTCGCGCATCGAGTTATAAGTGTTGATAATCTGGG AGGCATTGAAATGGAACGTATCGCTGCAGTGAACACTAGTATAGGAGCTGAAGGCTGGTTGGAGCTTAATGTAACGGGAGCGTTGGCAACTTGGCTTGGCGCACCTGCTGATAACCGCGGTTTCTTTATAACCTTACACCCGCATTCGCAACCAG AACGAAATGTGAAACCAGAAGAAATAGGATTAGATGAGACCCACGGTGCTAACTCTGAGGGAAAGCAACCTTTTATGGTAGCATTTTTCAAGCATGGTCCCAAGCTTGGTAGCTCTGATACTGGCGCTAGACGAAAACGCGAGGCAAGACGTTGGCGGAATAATGGATATTCTGAAAACTATTTGAGGAATCCTTTAACAG ATACGTCGCATTGGACAACCAGAAGCTGCGAAATACAAACACTTTACGTTAGCTTTAAGGACTTAGAATGGCAG gattgGATCATCGCGCCTGATGGTTATGGAGCTTTTTATTGCAGCGGCGAATGCAATTTTCCACTAAACGCACATAAAAATGCAACGAATCATGCAATAGTACAGACATTGGTCCATCTTTTAAATCCCACTCAG GTTCCAAAGCCGTCATGTGCTCCAATCAAGCTTTCTCCAATTTCAGTGCTTTACTACACAGATGATTCAAATGTTATATTGcgcaaatacaaaaatatggtaGTAAAGAGTTGTGGGTGTCATTAA